A region from the bacterium genome encodes:
- a CDS encoding NAD(P)H-hydrate dehydratase gives MKIPSSLEIKKIDSLAREKYGIPGILLMENAGRTSKEILEKHFGPLKNKKIAVFAGRGNNGGDGLCLARHLCFVSNADVKIFLLSNPAKFKNEAKTNLDILLKSGFSITLLTHKNINIINRYLHDCEMIIDAIFGIGFHGLMPDLHQKVIELINSSRKNIVSLDIPSGVNASTGQIGAVAVKADLTITMELPKPGLFLPPAIDYAGKLEIAKLGFPPRLTKNPEILIDLLEGKDIKPLIPSWPPSTHKGSRGKALIIAGSKNYIGAPFLAAQAALKSGAGLVELAVPESLYNSLSKRVTEIILHPMPETKNKSLAISSLEKILKLAETKDAVLIGPGMSHDEETIKLIRILTGKIKKPLVIDADGLNALSENISILKKRKYPALLTPHPGEMGRLLKSTSNAVQADRLTISRNFAIKHNIYLVLKGAYSIISLPNGNQFINPTGNPGMAQAGMGDVLSGMIVSFLGQKLSPANALNLACFLHGKTGDLLAEKKGITGFTAKDLMENLYLGIQNLSASA, from the coding sequence ATGAAAATACCATCTTCCCTTGAAATAAAAAAAATCGACAGCCTTGCCAGGGAGAAATACGGCATTCCCGGCATACTATTAATGGAAAACGCCGGGCGAACTTCAAAAGAAATCCTGGAAAAACATTTTGGCCCTCTTAAAAATAAAAAGATAGCTGTTTTCGCGGGCCGCGGCAATAACGGCGGCGATGGATTATGCCTTGCGCGGCACCTGTGTTTTGTTTCAAACGCTGATGTAAAAATTTTTCTTTTATCAAACCCCGCTAAATTTAAAAATGAGGCAAAGACAAATCTTGATATTCTTCTTAAATCGGGATTCAGCATCACCCTCCTCACCCATAAAAATATTAATATAATAAACAGATATTTGCATGATTGCGAGATGATAATCGATGCGATATTCGGGATAGGCTTTCACGGTTTAATGCCCGATCTCCACCAAAAAGTAATTGAATTGATAAATAGTTCCCGTAAAAACATCGTTTCGCTTGACATCCCTTCCGGTGTAAATGCGTCCACAGGGCAGATCGGAGCAGTCGCAGTGAAAGCGGATTTAACCATAACAATGGAATTACCTAAACCCGGATTATTTCTACCCCCCGCGATTGATTATGCCGGAAAACTTGAAATCGCTAAATTGGGATTTCCTCCAAGGCTTACAAAAAATCCTGAAATTTTAATTGATCTCCTGGAGGGAAAAGATATTAAACCGCTTATTCCTTCATGGCCGCCTTCCACCCATAAAGGATCGCGGGGTAAAGCCTTGATAATCGCCGGCTCAAAAAATTATATAGGCGCCCCTTTTCTTGCCGCGCAGGCGGCTTTAAAAAGCGGCGCGGGGCTTGTTGAACTCGCGGTTCCTGAATCGCTTTATAATTCTTTAAGTAAACGCGTCACGGAAATTATATTGCATCCTATGCCTGAAACAAAAAATAAGAGTTTGGCCATTTCTTCTTTAGAAAAAATATTAAAACTGGCTGAAACAAAAGATGCGGTTTTAATAGGTCCCGGGATGTCACATGATGAAGAAACAATAAAATTAATAAGGATACTGACAGGAAAAATAAAAAAACCTCTGGTAATTGACGCGGACGGTTTAAACGCCCTTTCAGAAAATATTTCTATCCTGAAAAAAAGAAAATATCCTGCTCTGTTAACACCCCATCCAGGAGAAATGGGAAGGCTATTAAAATCAACTTCAAACGCTGTTCAAGCAGATCGTTTAACAATCAGCCGTAACTTCGCGATAAAGCACAATATTTATCTTGTGCTTAAAGGAGCTTATTCAATTATCTCCCTGCCGAACGGAAACCAGTTCATTAATCCCACAGGCAACCCCGGCATGGCGCAGGCCGGCATGGGAGACGTGTTATCCGGAATGATTGTTTCTTTCTTAGGCCAGAAATTAAGCCCTGCTAATGCTTTAAATCTTGCCTGTTTCCTGCACGGAAAAACAGGAGATTTGCTGGCAGAGAAAAAGGGAATAACGGGTTTTACGGCAAAGGATCTGATGGAAAATTTGTATCTGGGCATACAAAATCTATCAGCGTCCGCTTAA
- a CDS encoding pyridoxine 5'-phosphate synthase — protein sequence MVKLGVNIDHIATLRQARGGNDPDPVAGAVICELAGADGITVHLREDRRHIQYRDIKLLRETVKTKLNLEMAVSDEIIKIALAIKPEQCTLVPEKRQEITTEGGLDCVKNFVKIREAVKKLSEGNIIVSLFIDPDIEQITKAGKTGAEFIELHTGNYANAKNEKDILTELKKLKDCTMFAKKSGLRVNAGHGLNYVNVQNVARIPDIEELNIGHSIISRAVFVGLEKAVKEMVNILQMSNLKN from the coding sequence ATGGTAAAATTAGGCGTAAACATAGACCACATCGCAACCCTGCGCCAGGCGCGGGGTGGGAATGATCCCGACCCTGTCGCGGGGGCCGTAATCTGTGAACTCGCGGGAGCTGACGGGATTACAGTGCATCTTCGCGAAGACCGGCGGCATATCCAGTACCGGGACATAAAGCTTCTGCGCGAAACAGTGAAAACAAAATTGAACCTTGAGATGGCGGTTTCAGATGAAATTATTAAAATCGCGCTTGCTATAAAACCCGAACAATGCACGCTTGTCCCTGAAAAAAGGCAGGAAATAACCACGGAAGGCGGGCTTGACTGCGTTAAAAATTTCGTCAAAATACGCGAAGCCGTAAAAAAACTCTCTGAGGGGAACATAATCGTGAGCCTTTTTATTGACCCCGATATTGAACAGATAACAAAAGCAGGAAAAACCGGCGCTGAATTTATTGAACTTCACACGGGAAATTACGCCAACGCTAAAAACGAAAAAGATATTTTAACTGAACTCAAAAAGTTAAAGGATTGCACTATGTTCGCGAAAAAGTCGGGCCTTCGCGTGAACGCCGGGCACGGCCTTAATTATGTAAATGTTCAGAATGTGGCCCGAATTCCCGATATTGAAGAATTGAATATCGGGCACAGTATTATTTCGAGAGCGGTATTTGTAGGTCTGGAAAAAGCTGTGAAGGAAATGGTCAATATTTTACAAATGTCAAATTTGAAAAATTAA
- the acpS gene encoding holo-ACP synthase gives MIHSIGTDIVEVKRIKNSIKNKNFITKIFTDSEIEYCGKKRNYFINYAGRFAAKEAIAKLFGENIKPVIYREIEIKNGKNGEPRVTLSGGTKLFAKKLGFKKFLISISHTENYAVAMAIGEKHGK, from the coding sequence ATGATTCATTCCATCGGCACTGATATTGTTGAAGTAAAACGGATTAAGAACTCAATAAAAAATAAAAACTTTATTACGAAAATTTTTACTGATTCCGAAATTGAATACTGCGGGAAAAAAAGAAATTATTTTATTAATTACGCGGGACGGTTCGCGGCCAAGGAAGCAATAGCGAAATTATTCGGAGAAAATATTAAACCTGTAATATACAGGGAAATCGAAATTAAAAACGGCAAAAACGGGGAACCAAGGGTGACACTTTCAGGAGGGACAAAACTTTTCGCGAAAAAATTGGGGTTCAAAAAATTTTTAATAAGCATCTCTCATACTGAAAATTACGCTGTTGCTATGGCCATCGGAGAAAAACATGGAAAATGA